GGATAGCGCTAAATCCCCCCGGTTTTGCTTTTGTAGATTTTAGCAGCCCGTCAGATGCAGAAGCTGCTTGTGATAACCTCAATGGAATAGATTTCTTGGGGTGCAAGCTTCGGGTGGAAATCGCAAAAGAAAGGCGCGGAGGCGGAAGAGGAGGAGGGGGATTTAGAGGGGATCGAGGACGTGGCAGAGGTGGCCCGCCGAGAGGAGGTCCCAGAAATTTCCCTGATCGAGGAGGTTTTAGAGGGGGCCCAGGAGGTGGAAGATTCGATAGAGGCGGGCGCGGCGGTGGAGGTTTTCGAGGAAGCAGGCAAGATGGTGGTGACCGATTTGGAGGCAGAGATTTCAGCCGGAGAAGTGACTTTGATGATGAGGGAGGACCACCAAGGAAGTTTGGAGGTGGTCGAGGCGGAGGAGGCGGGCCCAACTACCGTTCCCGTTCACCGATGGGGGGCCCAAGGCACTAAATGTAGACTACatgtaaacattttcatattaaGGTTGGCAGGACAGCAAGAATCTGTTCTGTAAGTAATATattcatcttttttttaaatatgtagaCACATTTTTTTGGACAACTTGCATTCTACTCAGGCTTTTGACTGTATTTCTATACCTACAGGTTTTAGGTATTAATGTTCTGTTG
This portion of the Euwallacea fornicatus isolate EFF26 chromosome 13, ASM4011564v1, whole genome shotgun sequence genome encodes:
- the Rsf1 gene encoding RNA-binding protein Rsf1, producing MGDRSTERGARVYVGGLEEGIKKEDLQEEFEKFGKLNNVWIALNPPGFAFVDFSSPSDAEAACDNLNGIDFLGCKLRVEIAKERRGGGRGGGGFRGDRGRGRGGPPRGGPRNFPDRGGFRGGPGGGRFDRGGRGGGGFRGSRQDGGDRFGGRDFSRRSDFDDEGGPPRKFGGGRGGGGGPNYRSRSPMGGPRH